Sequence from the Bremerella volcania genome:
GCTACGAGCGAATCAGATCGCTGCACGGCTACTCGCCCAGAAGAGTCACCCATGTCGTCATGAATCGCGCCTCGAGCGATTCGGGGCATCTCGACTTAATCGCTGGAATGGATGCGACTGCCGCCAAGTTCTTGAACCTGGCGATCGAGTCAGTCGGGCACGTGGAGATGGCCTCTGAGATCGGAGCCGCTTCCTGCGCTGCCCAGCCGTTCATCCAACGCTACGCCGATCATACTGCCAGCAAGTCGATCCAGCGGATTGCCGATCGTCTGGTACGCATGTCGTTAAGCCTTTCCCAATCGCCCTCTTCGAAGAGGGCCGCTTAACGATGCTGCTATCGCTGCAATCACTTCAGAACTGGCAACAAGTTTTTCAAGCAAAACAAATGATATCCGTAAAATTATCTCAATTCTCGTTTTTGGAGCGTCGATTCAACGAGAAAGCGTCACATGCGCATGTGACGAATGAGGTTTGCGGATCGATACAACTCAACCAATCTGGAATCGATGGGACGCGACTACGCGGGAATCTTGGCTACGACGGCATTGGTCACCGTGACGATACGGGGACTGGTAATGTCTGGCGGGATCGAATCGATTCTTATCGCGGCGATCGGAGCTATGTTTCTGTTCGCGGCGATCGGATGGCTGATAGGAAATGCTGCAGCCCGCATTGTGGACGAATCGGTGCGGCAGCGAATCAATGCGGAGTTGGAAGCGATGGAACGCGGCGAAGAACTCGCCGACTCCAAGGCTCCCAAAACCGCTTAACCCGCGGCATAGGCCGACGAAGATATTCCTCCCCGGGAATCTCCGAGTCCCTAACGCGAGATTGGATCACCTGATCGATTCCCTTTCCGAAGTGGCATTTTGCCAACAACGGGGAAGTGGCCTGAAGGATTCAGGCCCGTCGATTTCATAAGAAAATGCGTGTTAGCTCAAGATGGGCGATTCACGGAGGAACGCATGGCAACGACGACCGCGACCAGGGAAGACGTGTCTCACTTGTGGGAAGCCTACAAAGAAGACCCGTCGCGGAAAGAACTACGAAACCAACTTGTTGAACGCTATCTGCCGCTGGTGAAATACAACGGCGAGCGGATCTGGGCTCGGCTCCCCGAAGGGGTCGAACTGGACGACCTGATCTCGGCAGGCGTCTTTGGCTTGATGGACGCAATCGACGCGTTCGACATGAGCCGAGGCGTTAAGTTTGAAACGTATTGCGTTCCGCGTATTCGCGGTGCGATGCTGGACGAACTGCGGACGATGGACTGGGTACCGCGTCTGGTTCGCTCGAAAGCGAGCAAACTGAACGAAGCGACCAAGCAATTGGAAGCCAAATTCGGACGAGCACCCACTCACCAAGAGCTGGCGGACCATATGCAGATGCCGCTCAAGGAACTCGAAAAGATGGTCTCCGACGCCAACGCCGTCGGGCTGATCAGTCTCAACAAAAAGTGGTACGAAACGGACAGCTACAAAGACGTCCGCGAGATCGATATTCTGGAAGACAAGAAGGGGGAAGACCCCACGCGTCGCATTCAAAAGAATGACCTGATGCGTCTGGTGACCAAGGGGCTCAATCGCAACGAGCGTCTGATCATCATTCTCTATTACTACGAAGAGCTGACCATGAAGGAAATCGGCGCCACGCTCGACCTGAGCGAAAGCCGCGTCAGCCAGATGCACAGCAGCATCGTCTCGCGACTACAAAGCCAACTCGGCCGTCGCAAGCCAGAGTTCGGAACGGTTTAGGGTTCCTGCGAGATAGAATGATTAATTGCAAACGACCCGCTTTTGAGTGGGTCGTTTGTTTTTGCGCTAGTGGCACTTACGTTCGAGGACGAAGCCTCGTGGTATTGTCCCCTCTCCACCGTCTGCGGGGGAGAGGGTTAGGGTTAGGGTTAGGGTGAGGGGGCATGAGCAGGCCGCTCCTGTCGGGGCTTAAGAATCAACACGCCCAACATGCACCAAACCATCCCCCTGATGCGCAATCGGGTTATTGGATAGTCCGATGATCAGGCCGTCATACGGAGCCTTTAAATACTTGGGGTCCGTTCCAAACACATCGGCGATAATGCCGATCTGCTGGCCCATTTCAACCTCGTCGCCCAGTTCGACGAGTAAACGCACAATGCCGCTACGTTTGGCTCGTACCCAGGTCGACTCGCGGATCATCTTGGGTGCTCGTTTGGGAAGCTTGACCGGTGACTTGAGCATGTTCAGAAACGAAAGAACCCGCATCACGCCGTTCACGCCTACTTTGATCGAGTCATGATTGAATCGGTTCGGTTCACCGGCTTCGTAAAGAAGGACCTTGATCCCCTTGGCGTTGGCGGCCGCACGCAGTGAGCCGTCGCGCAGGTCCGAGTGGACAACCGCCGGGGCCCCAAATGCAAGCGCACACTCGTACGTCTCTTCGTCGTCCATGTCGCCGCGGATCTGCGGAAGATTGGTACGCAAGTTGGAACCCGTATGCAGATCGATGCCGTACTGACAACGCGAAACAACTTCAGTCATCATCAACTTGGCCAGACGCGAAGCGAGCGAGCCGCTATTGGAGCCAGGGAACGAGCGGTTCAGGTCGCGTCGGTCAGGCAAGTAGCGGCTTTGATTGATCACGCCGAAGCCGTTGACCATCGGCACCACAATCAGGGTGCCGATCAATTTGCTGGGATTCAGCTTCTCCAGAAGCATCCGGGCGATTTCGACGCCATTCAACTCGTCGCCGTGCACGGCGGCGGAAACCCAGGCGGTAGGTCCTTCGACCGGTCCATGCAGCACTTCGATCGGAAGCGTGATATAGGTCCCCGTAGGAAGCCTGGCGACGGGGATTTCCAGACGGAGCCGATTGCCGGGGCCTACGTACTGCCCACCGATGACAAACGAACGGCTTGGCTGATGAGCAGGTTGATGAGGATGTCGCGCGTCCATACGTCGTAAGATCCCTCTCTTACGTTACGGCATAATGTTTTGCGAAATCAGAAACAGTCGATTTTTGAGTTCATTCGCCGCCGAATCAAGTTCGCTGACTTGAATTCGAGCGGTTGGTTCCGACTCGTCTTTGGTCGAAGACGGCTGGCTGGTTGCCGGCGACTCGCCATGCTGGGCAGGTAGCGAAGTTTGGCTTTCAATAGGAATCAGCGACTCGCCGTCGTTCAGGAAGCCACAATTCCGCCCGGCTGCTTTGGCGGCGTACAGTGCTGCGTCGGCCCCTTTGGTCAGCGTTTCGAGACCATCGGCATGAATCACCGGCATCAGGCCGCAACTGACGGTGACCTCGATCGACATCTGGCCGTATTCTACCGGCAAAGAGCGCACCACGTTGAGCACCTTCATGGCGACCGTGGAAACCGAGGTCCCATCCGCTTCAGGAACCAGGATCGCCAACTCTTCACCACCGATCCGCGCCAGGTAGTCGGTCTTTCGCATGACGCTGTTCAGGCGAGCTGCCACTTCACGCAGCACCTGGTCGCCGGCATCATGCCCGTAGGTATCGTTGACGCGTTTGAAATGATCGATGTCGAGGATCAACAGGCTGAACGGCTGTTGCTTTCGCTGCCAGAGCGCCCACCGGCGCTCACGTTCTTCGTCGAACGCACGGCGGTTCAAAAGCTGCGTCAGTGCGTCGGTCCGGGCTTCCGACAAGGTGTCTTCCAATTCCTGCGATTGCGTCTTGAGCGTGGCTTCGGCCGACTCCAGACGCTGCTTCAGCTTTTGATTGGCGGCGGTAATCTGGGCGATCAGTTCGACTGCTTTGGCTGAGGGGCCGTCGTCGGCGACCGGCTGGTCACCCTCTGGGTGAGCTAACTTCTGTTCCAGGTTCTCCAGTAGCTCGATATGCTTGCTCAGATCGCCGGTGAAATGGCTGGTGAACTGAATCATGCCAGCCAACTGCTCGCGATAGACGGTCGATTCCCCTTCGGGCGGTGCGGGCATTTGATGGGGCTGAATGTACTTGGCCCACAATCTTCCCAGCCAGAAACCGATTAAGATCCCCACGACGAGAGTTACCACGCCGAAAACGTCACCCAGAACGAAAGTCAAAAGCTCAGCCATAGTTCGGTTAAACAATCAGGTGCCTGGGAAACGCCGAGAACCGAGAAAAAAAGGTTCGCCTTGCGCGATCCCGTCGGATGGATGCCAAAACCGCTGGGAAATCTTAGGTTACAGGTTGCCCGATGAGACGGGGCAACAGTGTTTCTCGGGGAATCGCAATATTAAAAGTTCGGGTACAACGGTCATTCAGGGAATTGTAAGCAAAGATTACAAAAATATCGGGTGCGAAATCGTTTCACGGCACCCTTCGGGCAGCAGACATGTTGCCTGAAAGACGATTTAGCCACATTGTGGCGTTGAATTCGTTACTACCAGTACCATCGGAGTCGTTCGGCAGAAAGCCGAGAAAGACATCGCCCAGGCATGAATTGCATCCTCTTTGAAGACCGTTCGGTTTCCAAACTGTATCCGATCGTGCTTGCGCGACCTGCCTATGGGATCACATGCGGCGGTTTTCGCCTGGCCGAACTGTTAGCCGAGAAGTTCGACGCTTGCCGCGGTGTCGTGCGGTATCACATCGCCGCACTTCAAGCACAGTATTACCCGCAGCTTCAAGAAACGCCCCCAGAGGAAGGTCAGCCGACACTCCTTATAAGTGCCAGTGTCGTGCCACGGGTGCAGACCCTGGAAAAGCTGACTCGTTGGGTTCAATCAAAGCAGCCAGGCATCGTTCTGCACGAAGGCCGGGTCATCGCCGCCTTGCTGCCGCCAGGGCATCGAATCCCCAACACCAGCAGCACTTACGACGAGTTCCTTTCGTTTGTCGACGCCTTGGCTTCCAAGCCTGAGCTTTCGCCGCGCGACGAAACGTTCGAGTTATTCGAGTACGCCCATGACGTCGTCCGATTTAACGAAGAAATCATTCACGAAAACTTAGAATACCGCCTGAAGACCGGCAACTACCGCGAGGTCCAGGAAGGGCTTTACGCTGCCGGCGAGATCAGCCTGGCCGAGAACGTTTCGGTCGATGCGTCGAGCGGTCCGATCGTGGTCGAAGAAGGCGTAAGTATCGGTCCCTTCTGCTTTTTGCGGGGGCCAGCCTACCTCGGCCCGAACGTGAAGGTGATCGAACATTCGGCCATTAAAGATGCCGTTTCGTTAGGACATACGACCAAAATCGGTGGCGAGGTAGAAGCAACGGTCATAGAACCTTTCTCGAACAAGCAGCACCACGGTTTCCTTGGACATAGTTATTTGGGAAGCTGGATAAACCTGGGTGCTGGTACATCCAACAGCGACCTGAAGAATACCTACGGAACGGTCAACATGGACTATCCGTTTGGCCGCGTCGCCACGAAAATGCAGTTCGTGGGATCGATTTTTGGGGACTACTCAAAGACGGCCATCAATACGGGTATATTTACCGGTAAGACGATTGGCGTCTGCAGCATGTTATACGGCTTCGTCACGACCAACGTCCCAAGCTTCGTGAACTACGCCCGACTGTTCGGTCAAGTCACGGAACTTCCGCCTGAGGTCATGATTTCCACCCAACAAAGAATGTTCCAGCGGCGTAATGTAACCCAGACGCCGTGCGACATCCAACTCATACACGATATGTACCTGCTCACTCAGGAAGAGCGTCAACTGACGGGTGAGCCCCTCGTTTTTTAGAACTTGCCCCATGCTTTCCGATTTTTACAAGCCCGGCCAGTTGCCGATCTCGTTTGAGCTTTATCCTCCCAAGACCGACAAGGGAGTACGGTCGCTCATGCTGCAGGTCGAGCGGCTGATGAAGCACAAGCCTGCCTACATCACCTGCACCTACGGTGCCGGCGGTTCGACGCGCGGGAAGACTCTCGAAATTGTCGAGAAGGTCAAAACCTTGTTTCAGGTGCCGGTCGCGGCGCACCTGACCGTGGTCGGTTCCAGCGTGGCCGACCTGCGTAGCTTTCTGGCCGAAGCCGAACGTCGCGGTGTCGATTACATCGTCGCCCTGCGTGGTGACCCGCCCCAAGGGGAAACCAAGTTCAAGCCGAATCCCAAGGGACTGCGCTACGCCAACGAACTGGTCGAACTGATCAACGACGAATTCAACGAACTGGGCGTCCTCGTGGCCGGCTATCCCGAAACCCACCAGGAAGCTCCCAGCCCGGAAGTCGATCTCGAGAACCTCAAACGCAAGGTCGACGCCGGTGCCCAGGTCATCGTCTCGCAGCTGTTCTTCCGCAACAGCGACTTCTACAGCTGGCGCGAACGCTGCGAGAAGGCCGGCATCACCGTGCCGATCGTGCCGGGCATCTTCCCGATCAATAGCCTGGCTCAGATCTCGAAGATTGCCAAAATGTGCGGCGCTGGCATTCCGAAGAAACTGTACGAAAAGCTGAATCAGAAGCCGGACGACCCCGAGTGGCACAAGCGTGTCGGCACGGCCTACGCATCGCAGCAAGTGAACGACCTGGCCGACAACGGCGTCCCAGGCTTCCACTTCTACGTGCTGAATCAAGCCGAAGCCACCGGTAAAATTCTGACGGCTCTGAAAGAGCACATGGCCAAGAAGAAGTCCGGCTCGCCTGCTTAGAAGAGCAGCCGGAAGTCCAGCCCGATAAACGCCCCCGGTTCGACCTGCACTTCATCGTGCAGGGTCGACCCTTGGTTCTCTCCTTCGCCGTATCGCCGGTCAAACGCGTAACCGGTGCTCAGGTCCAACGCTCCGTACTTCCCCACGTCCCAGCGAATGCCGGACACCAGCCGCTGCTGCAGCGAGAAAAAGCGGTCATCCTTGTCGACGCGATCGCTCAAGAAGTACGACTGGGCGACCGACTTATATCCGCCGTAAATGTGCCAGTCTTCGGCAAGATCGTGCGTCAGCATGACGCTTCCGTTGGTGAGCGGAACGTAAGCAAGATTCAACGTCCAGTCTTCCCGCGGCCGCCACGTCATCGAGAACGGTATGCCCAGGTTCATCTGGAACGATTCCGACCGGTTCCATTCGTAAGCGATAATCGGGACCGGAAAGTTGAGCGATCCGGTCGGCGAATACATCACGCCAAACATCCACGCGTCGCGCTCATTCCACGCAGGCTTCCGCAGAAACGAAATCAGGTTCAAGTTGATCTCGTCCCCACTTTGAAACGGCTGATCGCTTGCCGAACCGACACTGCTGATAATGCCCAGCGACGACCCGCTATCGAACTGGCGGATGTAGGTCAGGCCAAACTTGACGTTCCACAGTTCATCGGGAAATGCCCGGCCGGTATCCGGCAGGACGGCATCGGTGAAGTAATGGGTGTTCTGCACGCCAACGGTCAACACGGCCGTACCGTAGTCGCCACGATAGATCGGCAGCCCTGCCGAGGCATTTTGCTCGAACAGTTGGAAGTCGACGTCCTGCCCCTGGACTGGCTGAGCCGGAAACCATTCGACCCCATAGCCAGGCCCGGCCGAACCGCCGAAAGGACCTCCCTTCCCCTGCCGGCCGCGGCGCTGCTCTTTCGGTGGAGGCTCTTCCGGCAAGACGACCTCTGGCGCCAATTCCACTGCTTCAGGCTCAGCCCACGGCAACCCGGGCTCGCCTGGCGGTGAGTATGCGTACGAAGGCTCTGCCGACGGATGCTGGCTGGGCGCATAGGGAGACTGCCCAAGCGATCGCCCGGTTAGTGCGAGCATCAGCAGCAGTAAAACCCAGATTGGTCGTGTCATCCCTGACCCGTTCTTATTCCGAAAATGTGTAGAGAACGTATAGGTGATTACCCCAATCACGTCAACGCAGTGTCAGGCTGACCGTCAATTCCAGGCGATTCTCACCGCCAAGGCGAGAACTTGCGCGGAAAATGCGTGTCGTAGAGCAGTGAGAAGGTCGAGATCTGCTCGCGAATCGCCTGCCCGGTCATTGCCGAGGCCGCCAATTCCGGCTAAAATCCGACCTTTCCACAGCTGCGGCAAACCTTAACATGCCGCCGGATGTCCGGCTGATCTCAAAGATTGGCATCGCTGCCGAGGACATCCCGATTGTGCCAGAGTGGCGGAATTGGCAGACGCGCTGGATTCAAAATCCAGTTCCCGCAAGGGAGTGGGGGTTCGATTCCCCCCTCTGGTACTTTTAGACCCTGAATGTCACCGGTTCACGCTTCAAGGCAGGCCCTGATGGCTTGCCGTTTTGCGTGCGTAGAAAGCCTTGGCAGGGCTTTCTGGAAAAAATTTTGGTGCGCTTGTGGGATGCGTCTGAACCCTGTAAACAAGCAAGCCAATGGGATCGCCAGCCACCGAAGTGACGGCTTCGGCTGTTGCGATGTTCAGCTGTGCTGATGTTTGGTAATGCGGTGGCTGGCGATCCCATTGGCTTCTGTCTGCTTCGAAATATCTCGCACGAAGTCCTTGTCAGTCATGACAAGTCTCTAATTACCTTTGCGATAACTCGTTAATAACCCGTTAAGTAATATGTAGCTTGCCCTGCCGGGGGTGCAACTATTTTTCTTTAGCGGGGTGCCTCTCGCGTCTCGCTCTCTTGTGCGGTCCGTCCGCAACTTCTTCGGCAAACTGACTTGACCGCCTCTCGGTCTCGTTCTAAATTCGCCCTTACCAAACGTTAAAGCACAGCTC
This genomic interval carries:
- a CDS encoding FliA/WhiG family RNA polymerase sigma factor translates to MATTTATREDVSHLWEAYKEDPSRKELRNQLVERYLPLVKYNGERIWARLPEGVELDDLISAGVFGLMDAIDAFDMSRGVKFETYCVPRIRGAMLDELRTMDWVPRLVRSKASKLNEATKQLEAKFGRAPTHQELADHMQMPLKELEKMVSDANAVGLISLNKKWYETDSYKDVREIDILEDKKGEDPTRRIQKNDLMRLVTKGLNRNERLIIILYYYEELTMKEIGATLDLSESRVSQMHSSIVSRLQSQLGRRKPEFGTV
- a CDS encoding succinylglutamate desuccinylase/aspartoacylase family protein, which gives rise to MDARHPHQPAHQPSRSFVIGGQYVGPGNRLRLEIPVARLPTGTYITLPIEVLHGPVEGPTAWVSAAVHGDELNGVEIARMLLEKLNPSKLIGTLIVVPMVNGFGVINQSRYLPDRRDLNRSFPGSNSGSLASRLAKLMMTEVVSRCQYGIDLHTGSNLRTNLPQIRGDMDDEETYECALAFGAPAVVHSDLRDGSLRAAANAKGIKVLLYEAGEPNRFNHDSIKVGVNGVMRVLSFLNMLKSPVKLPKRAPKMIRESTWVRAKRSGIVRLLVELGDEVEMGQQIGIIADVFGTDPKYLKAPYDGLIIGLSNNPIAHQGDGLVHVGRVDS
- a CDS encoding GGDEF domain-containing protein, which encodes MFNRTMAELLTFVLGDVFGVVTLVVGILIGFWLGRLWAKYIQPHQMPAPPEGESTVYREQLAGMIQFTSHFTGDLSKHIELLENLEQKLAHPEGDQPVADDGPSAKAVELIAQITAANQKLKQRLESAEATLKTQSQELEDTLSEARTDALTQLLNRRAFDEERERRWALWQRKQQPFSLLILDIDHFKRVNDTYGHDAGDQVLREVAARLNSVMRKTDYLARIGGEELAILVPEADGTSVSTVAMKVLNVVRSLPVEYGQMSIEVTVSCGLMPVIHADGLETLTKGADAALYAAKAAGRNCGFLNDGESLIPIESQTSLPAQHGESPATSQPSSTKDESEPTARIQVSELDSAANELKNRLFLISQNIMP
- a CDS encoding putative sugar nucleotidyl transferase, with the translated sequence MNCILFEDRSVSKLYPIVLARPAYGITCGGFRLAELLAEKFDACRGVVRYHIAALQAQYYPQLQETPPEEGQPTLLISASVVPRVQTLEKLTRWVQSKQPGIVLHEGRVIAALLPPGHRIPNTSSTYDEFLSFVDALASKPELSPRDETFELFEYAHDVVRFNEEIIHENLEYRLKTGNYREVQEGLYAAGEISLAENVSVDASSGPIVVEEGVSIGPFCFLRGPAYLGPNVKVIEHSAIKDAVSLGHTTKIGGEVEATVIEPFSNKQHHGFLGHSYLGSWINLGAGTSNSDLKNTYGTVNMDYPFGRVATKMQFVGSIFGDYSKTAINTGIFTGKTIGVCSMLYGFVTTNVPSFVNYARLFGQVTELPPEVMISTQQRMFQRRNVTQTPCDIQLIHDMYLLTQEERQLTGEPLVF
- the metF gene encoding methylenetetrahydrofolate reductase [NAD(P)H], with protein sequence MLSDFYKPGQLPISFELYPPKTDKGVRSLMLQVERLMKHKPAYITCTYGAGGSTRGKTLEIVEKVKTLFQVPVAAHLTVVGSSVADLRSFLAEAERRGVDYIVALRGDPPQGETKFKPNPKGLRYANELVELINDEFNELGVLVAGYPETHQEAPSPEVDLENLKRKVDAGAQVIVSQLFFRNSDFYSWRERCEKAGITVPIVPGIFPINSLAQISKIAKMCGAGIPKKLYEKLNQKPDDPEWHKRVGTAYASQQVNDLADNGVPGFHFYVLNQAEATGKILTALKEHMAKKKSGSPA
- a CDS encoding DUF6268 family outer membrane beta-barrel protein, encoding MTRPIWVLLLLMLALTGRSLGQSPYAPSQHPSAEPSYAYSPPGEPGLPWAEPEAVELAPEVVLPEEPPPKEQRRGRQGKGGPFGGSAGPGYGVEWFPAQPVQGQDVDFQLFEQNASAGLPIYRGDYGTAVLTVGVQNTHYFTDAVLPDTGRAFPDELWNVKFGLTYIRQFDSGSSLGIISSVGSASDQPFQSGDEINLNLISFLRKPAWNERDAWMFGVMYSPTGSLNFPVPIIAYEWNRSESFQMNLGIPFSMTWRPREDWTLNLAYVPLTNGSVMLTHDLAEDWHIYGGYKSVAQSYFLSDRVDKDDRFFSLQQRLVSGIRWDVGKYGALDLSTGYAFDRRYGEGENQGSTLHDEVQVEPGAFIGLDFRLLF